Proteins encoded by one window of Salvia splendens isolate huo1 chromosome 7, SspV2, whole genome shotgun sequence:
- the LOC121742230 gene encoding transmembrane E3 ubiquitin-protein ligase FLY2-like, which translates to MESWNLLRFLFRNLFGVWSILMVMWPVNGFRPLRQRRSWGEEWLPIGKDDQELGPFSSWNVTGTYRGSWKFPDSANSSSKFADFRKSNGNSILELISTPTKITGVHYVKGVIIFHGVFDNENDVHGARIRVEGVYIWPFRQLRMVANSGKESEFGQEDDYLLSNPYHLLGVFSSQVFQESPREKIWKRKQSPIYEMEKHCNIEIAAKISRVSSRRNGGDQDKYYLEGVMESPSVDDDVDCFSPMLLNATSVNVEVYYNKAVNYTLMVTFISFLEVLLLIRQMEHSNTQSGAAKVSLLMIGHQAIMDAYLCLLHLTAGILVESLFNAFATAAFFKFVVFSIFEMRYLLAIWKANRPSTNGENWETMRRELSVLYSRFYGILLGGILVMYEFHNFLRIILLLLHSFWIPQIVINVVRDSRKPLHPHYILGMTITRIAIPLYVFGCPHNFMRIEPDQRWCISLAFFMGLQVFILLLQHYLGSRCFIPRQILPEKYSYYRRFLQGSNHHATDCVICMTAIDLNQRSNDCMVTPCDHFFHGSCLQRWMDIKMECPTCRRPLPPA; encoded by the exons ATGGAAAGTTGGAATCTTTTGCGGTTTCTGTTTCGGAATCTTTTTGGGGTATGGTCCATTTTAATGGTGATGTGGCCTGTGAATGGCTTTAGGCCTTTGAGGCAGAGACGGTCTTGGGGTGAAGAG TGGCTTCCTATTGGCAAGGACGATCAAGAATTGGGACCGTTTTCATCTTGGAATGTTACCGGGACCTATAGAG GGAGTTGGAAGTTTCCAGATTCTGCAAATAGCTCTTCCAAGTTTGCTGATTTTAGGAAGTCCAATGGCAATTCAATACTAGAACTAATCAGTACACCAACAAAAATAACCGGTGTACACTATGTGAAG GGAGTTATTATTTTCCATGGCGTGTTTGACAATGAGAATGATGTTCACGGAGCTCGAATCAGGGTAGAAGGTGTGTATATTTGGCCTTTCAGACAACTAAGAATGGTGGCTAACAG TGGAAAAGAGAGTGAGTTTGGGCAGGAAGATGATTATTTATTGTCTAACCCGTATCACTTG CTCGGAGTTTTCTCGTCCCAGGTGTTTCAGGAGTCTCCACGAGAAAAAATCTGGAAGAGGAAACAAT CCCCAATTTACGAAATGGAGAAACACTGCAACATTGAGATCGCTGCGAAAATTTCTCGagtgtcttccagaagaaatg GTGGAGATCAAGACAAGTACTATCTAGAAGGAGTTATGGAGAGCCCTTCAGTGGATGACGATGTAGATTGCTTCTCGCCCATGCTCTTGAATGCGACTTCTGTCAACGTCGAAGTCTACTATAACAAAGCAGTTAACTACACTTTGATGGTTACCTTT ATATCTTTCCTCGAAGTTCTATTGTTAATCCGGCAAATGGAACATAGTAACACCCAATCA GGGGCTGCCAAAGTTTCGCTTCTGATGATTGGGCATCAAGCTATAATGGATGCTTATCTCTGCCTTCTACATCTCACTGCTGGAATTTTAGTTG AATCTCTATTTAATGCTTTTGCAACGGCAGCATTTTTCAAGTTTGTGGTATTCTCAATCTTTGAAATGCGGTACCTACTTGCTATATGGAAGGCGAATAGGCCATCAACTAACGGAGAGAATTGGGAGACGATGAGGCGCGAGCTCTCGGTTCTTTACAGTCGTTTTT ACGGGATCCTTTTAGGTGGCATTCTTGTCATGTACGAGTTCCACAATTTTCTGCGAAtcatccttctcctcctccacTCTTTCTGGATTCCACAGATAGTGATTAACGTAGTTCGTGACTCGAGGAAGCCATTGCATCCTCATTATATCCTAGGGATGACTATAACTCGAATTGCTATTCCCTTATACGTATTCGGCTGCCCACATAATTTCATGCGAATAGAGCCCGATCAGAGGTGGTGTATCTCTTTGGCCTTTTTTATGGGACTGCAAGTCTTCATTCTTCTTCTCCAGCATTATCTCGGATCCCGTTGCTTCATTCCCCGTCAG ATTTTACCGGAGAAATATAGCTATTATAGGCGATTCCTTCAAGGGTCAAACCACCACGCGACGGATTGTGTCATTTGCATGACCGCCATTGACCTCAACCAGCGTTCGAATGATTGCATG GTGACGCCGTGCGATCATTTCTTTCACGGAAGCTGCTTGCAGAGATGGATGGACATTAAAATGGAATGCCCGACATGCCGCCGTCCCCTTCCACCTGCTTAG
- the LOC121811382 gene encoding leucine-rich repeat extensin-like protein 4, whose translation MPSNSLSHATLFLLLLTLNPTLAKNHHHHSPAAGRHAQKNATAIRLRQAYDALQSWKRVIYSDPRQLTSNWRGPDVCAYTGVFCAPHPNDTSITSTVAGIDLNHGDLAGFLPESLGLLSDLALLHLNSNRFCGVLPSSLANLSLLFELDLSNNRFVGPFPAVVLSLPSLHYLDLRFNEFEGPVPNQLFNNKLDAIFINNNRLTSVIPASLGSSSASVVVFANNRFSGCLPPSIAKFADTLEELLLINSSISGCLPVELGFLYKLRVLDVSQNDIVGEIPYSLAGLAHLEQLNLGHNRLTGAVPEGICALPNLVNFTFSYNFLCEEEGICGNLTARGVAYDDRRNCLPEKPRQRSKKECDAVKPVECVEGECGGRERHDGVGVSASSPPR comes from the coding sequence ATGCCCTCAAACTCCCTATCCCATGCCACACTATTCCTCCTCCTCCTAACCCTCAACCCCACATTAGCCAagaaccaccaccaccactcaCCCGCCGCCGGCCGCCACGCCCAGAAAAATGCGACGGCCATCCGGCTCCGCCAGGCCTACGACGCGCTCCAGTCCTGGAAGCGCGTCATCTACTCGGACCCGCGCCAGCTGACCTCCAACTGGCGCGGGCCCGACGTCTGCGCCTACACTGGCGTCTTCTGCGCCCCCCACCCCAACGACACCTCCATCACCTCCACCGTCGCTGGCATCGACCTCAACCACGGCGACCTCGCCGGATTCCTACCTGAATCCCTCGGCCTCCTCTCCGACCTCGCCCTCCTCCACCTCAACTCCAACCGCTTCTGCGGCGTCCTCCCCTCCTCCCTCGCCAACCTCTCCCTCCTCTTCGAGCTCGACCTCAGCAACAACCGCTTCGTCGGCCCCTTCCCCGCCGTCGTCCTCTCCCTCCCCTCCCTCCACTATTTAGACCTCCGGTTCAACGAATTCGAGGGCCCCGTGCCTAACCAACTCTTCAACAATAAACTCGACGCAATATTCATCAACAACAACCGGCTAACATCAGTCATCCCGGCCTCCCTCGGCTCCTCCTCCGCTTCCGTCGTCGTCTTCGCCAACAACCGCTTCTCCGGCTGCCTCCCACCGTCAATCGCAAAATTCGCCGACACATTAGAAGAGCTTCTCCTCATCAACAGCAGCATTTCCGGGTGCCTTCCGGTGGAGCTAGGGTTTCTGTACAAGCTACGTGTTCTTGACGTCAGCCAAAACGACATCGTAGGGGAGATTCCGTACAGTCTCGCGGGGCTGGCCCACCTGGAGCAGCTCAACCTGGGGCACAACCGGCTGACGGGGGCGGTGCCGGAGGGGATATGTGCGCTGCCGAATTTGGTGAATTTTACCTTTTCTTATAACTTTTTGTGTGAGGAGGAGGGGATTTGTGGGAATTTGACGGCGAGGGGGGTGGCGTATGATGACCGGAGGAATTGCTTGCCGGAGAAGCCGCGGCAGCGGAGCAAGAAGGAGTGTGACGCGGTGAAGCCGGTGGAGTGTGTCGAGGGGGAATGTGGGGGGAGGGAGCGTCATGATGGTGTTGGTGTTTCTGCAAGTTCGCCGCCGCGTTAG